A portion of the Vreelandella subglaciescola genome contains these proteins:
- a CDS encoding electron transfer flavoprotein-ubiquinone oxidoreductase: MKNGIDNTVERDVMEFDVVIVGAGPAGLSAACRLMQQANAASHELSVCVVEKGSEVGAHILSGAIFEPRALDELFPDWAERGAPLDTPAVRDEVYLLKDAQKAQKLPHALVPRSMRNTGGGVTRYVASAGNLCRWLAEQAETLGVDVFPGFAAQHTLIEDGRVVGIVTGDMGVAADGTPKDGHMPGMELRARYTLFAEGSRGHLGKELIEQFSLDAGRDPQHYGLGLKELWEVPAEQHEPGLVLHGAGWPLSGDTHGGWFLYHADNRQVVVGLIVDLSYRNPWVSPFDEFQRMKHHPVLSQHLQGGKRLAYGARALTKGGMNCLPKMTFPGGLLLGCDAGTLNFAKIKGLHTAMKSGMVAAESVFEALAAGDEGGRELTEFTAKWEASWAWAELKASASFGPAIHRYGTVLGGAYNFVNQLIGNRLPNVHDTSTDYGTLKPAAAFTPIDYPKPDGKLSFDKPSSVFLSNTNHEENQPCHLHLADPELPVRDNLPEYAEPAQRYCPAGVYEIVEDSDGKPQFQINFQNCVHCKTCDIKDPAQNITWVAPEGGGGPNYPNM, translated from the coding sequence ATGAAAAACGGGATAGACAACACCGTAGAGCGCGACGTCATGGAGTTTGACGTCGTCATTGTGGGCGCCGGCCCGGCCGGACTTTCCGCCGCCTGCCGGTTGATGCAGCAGGCCAACGCGGCCAGCCACGAGCTGTCGGTTTGCGTGGTGGAAAAAGGCTCCGAGGTAGGCGCCCATATCCTCTCCGGCGCTATCTTCGAGCCCCGCGCGCTGGACGAGCTGTTCCCCGACTGGGCCGAGCGCGGCGCGCCGCTTGACACCCCCGCCGTGCGCGACGAAGTCTACCTGCTGAAAGACGCGCAGAAAGCACAGAAACTGCCCCACGCGCTGGTGCCCAGGAGCATGCGCAACACCGGCGGTGGCGTCACACGCTACGTGGCAAGCGCAGGTAACCTGTGCCGCTGGCTGGCCGAGCAGGCCGAAACGCTCGGCGTTGACGTATTTCCCGGCTTTGCCGCCCAGCACACCCTCATCGAGGACGGCCGCGTCGTCGGCATTGTCACCGGCGACATGGGCGTCGCCGCCGACGGCACGCCCAAAGACGGCCACATGCCCGGCATGGAGCTCCGCGCCCGCTACACGCTGTTTGCCGAAGGCTCGCGCGGGCATCTGGGCAAGGAGCTGATCGAGCAGTTCTCGCTCGACGCAGGCCGTGATCCCCAGCATTACGGCCTCGGCCTGAAAGAACTCTGGGAAGTGCCCGCCGAACAGCACGAGCCGGGGCTTGTCTTGCACGGTGCCGGCTGGCCGCTCAGCGGCGACACCCACGGCGGCTGGTTTCTGTACCACGCCGATAACCGCCAAGTGGTTGTCGGGCTGATCGTGGACCTTTCCTACCGGAACCCGTGGGTGTCCCCCTTCGATGAGTTCCAGCGCATGAAGCATCATCCGGTGCTCAGCCAACACCTGCAGGGCGGCAAACGCCTGGCCTACGGCGCGCGCGCGCTGACCAAGGGCGGCATGAACTGCCTGCCCAAAATGACCTTTCCCGGCGGCCTGCTGCTTGGCTGCGATGCCGGCACGCTGAACTTTGCCAAGATCAAAGGACTACATACGGCAATGAAATCCGGCATGGTCGCCGCCGAAAGCGTATTTGAAGCGCTTGCCGCCGGCGATGAAGGCGGCCGCGAACTGACCGAATTTACCGCCAAATGGGAAGCCAGCTGGGCCTGGGCCGAACTCAAGGCAAGCGCAAGCTTTGGTCCGGCCATTCACCGCTACGGCACCGTACTGGGCGGCGCGTATAATTTCGTTAATCAGCTGATCGGCAATCGGCTGCCCAACGTCCACGATACGAGCACCGATTACGGCACGCTCAAGCCCGCCGCCGCGTTCACGCCCATCGACTACCCCAAACCCGATGGCAAGCTATCGTTCGACAAGCCCTCTTCGGTGTTTCTCTCCAACACCAACCACGAAGAGAACCAGCCCTGCCATTTGCACCTGGCGGACCCCGAGCTTCCCGTGCGCGATAACCTGCCCGAATACGCCGAACCGGCGCAGCGCTACTGCCCGGCCGGCGTGTATGAAATCGTGGAAGATAGCGACGGCAAACCGCAGTTCCAGATCAATTTCCAGAACTGCGTGCACTGTAAAACGTGTGATATCAAGGACCCGGCGCAAAACATCACCTGGGTAGCGCCGGAGGGCGGCGGCGGCCCCAACTACCCCAATATGTAG
- a CDS encoding sulfurtransferase: MKHPLITAEALGAALSGAKPPRVLDCRARLDDAGAGERLWLEGHVPTSQHVDLDRDLAAPPGCGGRHPLPSPEAFISVVQRLGIDPAQPVVVYDDRGGQLAAARTWWMLAVWAGHPDVRVLDGGLDAWQQTGGEWATDAGAPSPSDWQPRLDDSAWVDADAVAEGSMLPVDARAAARFRGEAEPVDPVAGHIPGAQCRPSANNLTDTGHFKPAATLASELPDAPAVVAYCGSGITACHNVLAYAVAGRPLPRLYAGSWSEWITDGERPVATG; the protein is encoded by the coding sequence ATGAAACATCCGTTGATCACCGCTGAGGCGCTGGGCGCCGCGCTTTCCGGGGCGAAGCCGCCCCGAGTGCTCGACTGCCGCGCACGGCTTGACGACGCCGGTGCCGGCGAACGGCTGTGGCTTGAAGGTCACGTGCCGACTAGCCAGCATGTGGATCTGGATCGCGATCTGGCCGCGCCGCCAGGGTGCGGTGGGCGCCACCCGCTGCCCAGCCCCGAGGCGTTTATCAGCGTGGTACAGCGGCTGGGGATTGATCCCGCGCAGCCGGTGGTGGTTTACGATGATCGCGGCGGCCAGCTGGCGGCCGCGCGCACCTGGTGGATGCTGGCCGTTTGGGCCGGCCACCCTGACGTACGCGTGCTGGACGGCGGGCTGGATGCCTGGCAGCAAACCGGCGGTGAGTGGGCAACCGATGCCGGCGCGCCGTCGCCAAGCGATTGGCAGCCTCGCTTGGATGACAGCGCCTGGGTTGATGCCGACGCGGTGGCGGAGGGTTCCATGCTGCCGGTGGACGCCCGAGCTGCCGCGCGTTTTCGCGGCGAGGCCGAGCCGGTGGATCCGGTGGCCGGACATATTCCCGGTGCCCAGTGCCGGCCAAGCGCGAATAACCTGACTGACACGGGACATTTCAAGCCGGCCGCCACGCTAGCCAGCGAGTTGCCTGACGCGCCGGCGGTAGTGGCCTACTGTGGCTCCGGCATTACCGCCTGTCATAACGTGCTGGCCTATGCCGTGGCGGGGCGGCCGCTCCCGCGGCTTTACGCCGGCTCATGGAGCGAATGGATCACGGACGGCGAGCGTCCCGTGGCCACCGGCTAG